From Leptotrichia wadei, one genomic window encodes:
- a CDS encoding PTS sugar transporter subunit IIA — protein MKILEYLVPERVNLDLKGTTKAETINEMAQLFVKSGIIDSEDLEEFVREINEREKLTPTGMQDGIAIPHARTPLVKSLSLAMGISHEGVDFESMDGEPSKLIFMIAAPEGTKKEHLDLLAEISKLSFEEELVEQLEEVKTVEGIFEKLKNI, from the coding sequence ATGAAAATACTAGAATATTTAGTGCCTGAAAGAGTAAATTTAGATTTGAAGGGAACAACGAAAGCGGAAACTATTAATGAAATGGCACAGCTGTTTGTAAAAAGCGGAATTATTGATTCAGAAGATCTTGAAGAATTTGTGAGAGAAATAAATGAAAGGGAAAAATTAACACCGACAGGAATGCAAGATGGAATCGCAATTCCTCATGCAAGAACGCCATTAGTAAAATCTCTTTCTCTTGCAATGGGAATTTCTCATGAAGGTGTCGATTTTGAAAGCATGGATGGAGAACCTTCAAAGCTAATTTTTATGATTGCCGCTCCAGAAGGAACTAAAAAGGAGCATTTAGATTTATTGGCAGAAATTTCAAAATTGTCGTTTGAAGAAGAATTAGTGGAACAGCTTGAAGAAGTTAAGACAGTAGAAGGAATTTTTGAAAAATTAAAAAATATTTAA
- a CDS encoding adhesion protein FadA: MKKTIFFLVGIMMVSSIGFSAEKKSLESNLSTIESQFNELMRKEDAQKQSYIQQKAQLEAEVEDLKAKQTSREKLVEKLRVDSEVRWHRDKYKKILNNSETVYKNINKSIAEKEKKIAELDALLSVMN, translated from the coding sequence ATGAAAAAGACAATATTCTTTTTAGTTGGAATAATGATGGTTTCATCAATAGGTTTCTCTGCTGAAAAAAAGAGCTTAGAAAGCAACTTAAGTACAATTGAAAGCCAATTCAATGAATTAATGAGAAAAGAAGATGCGCAAAAACAAAGCTATATTCAACAAAAGGCTCAATTGGAAGCTGAAGTGGAAGACTTGAAAGCAAAACAAACAAGCAGAGAAAAATTGGTAGAAAAATTAAGAGTAGATTCAGAAGTAAGATGGCATAGAGATAAATATAAAAAAATATTGAACAACTCTGAAACTGTCTACAAAAACATAAATAAGAGCATAGCAGAAAAAGAGAAAAAAATTGCTGAATTGGATGCATTATTATCAGTAATGAATTAA
- a CDS encoding OmpA family protein — MGRRTTTTTTTIIALGLLVASPLMARRLTTTQMRENTIRINALEIEEPAPEPIPEPQPEPKTVEPSWVFDSGRLNFDFDKSVVKPQYFELLRNVKDYVEQNDFKLTIIGHTDSKGTDAYNMALGMRRAIAVRDKLLEFGLDPSRILGVESRGESEPIATNDTEEGRFENRRIEFKPTK, encoded by the coding sequence ATGGGTAGACGAACAACAACCACAACAACAACAATAATTGCACTAGGGTTGTTAGTTGCTTCACCACTAATGGCAAGAAGGCTGACAACTACTCAAATGAGAGAAAATACAATAAGAATTAACGCTCTTGAGATAGAAGAGCCAGCTCCAGAACCAATTCCAGAACCGCAACCAGAACCAAAAACAGTAGAACCAAGTTGGGTATTCGATTCTGGAAGATTGAACTTCGATTTCGATAAATCAGTAGTTAAACCTCAATACTTTGAATTATTGAGAAACGTTAAAGACTATGTTGAACAAAATGACTTCAAATTGACAATTATAGGGCATACAGATTCTAAAGGTACTGATGCTTATAATATGGCTTTAGGTATGAGAAGGGCAATAGCAGTTAGAGATAAATTGTTAGAATTTGGATTAGATCCTTCAAGAATCTTAGGTGTAGAATCAAGAGGGGAATCTGAACCAATTGCTACAAATGATACTGAAGAAGGAAGATTTGAAAACAGAAGAATTGAGTTCAAACCTACAAAATAG
- a CDS encoding cation-translocating P-type ATPase, whose translation MWFTKSSKDVLKELNVSEKTGLSTEEVKKRLEKYGPNKLKGKPKKSLLQLFLAQLQDMLIYVLIGAAVINIIAHGKDGIADALIILAVVLINAVVGVVQESKAEKALEALQQMTTPKSLVRRNGEVIEVNSEELVPGDILVIDAGRYIPADVRLIESANLQIEESALTGESVPSEKDANFITTDAKIPIGDKENMAFMSTMATYGRGEGVVVETGMNTEIGKIAQILDEDNNTLTPLQVKLEELGKILGYGALAICGIIFVIGLIQGREAVDMFMTAISLAVAAIPEGLVAIVAIVLSLGVKTMSRKNAIVRKLPAVETLGAVNIVCSDKTGTLTQNKMTVVKTYTLDNLRDISSQDGQKANVDETELIRSFVLCSDASVENGQDIGDPTEVALIVLGNKFDLEKNALNAKYKRVSENPFDSDRKLMSTLNEEGGKYRVHTKGAIDNILIRANKILVNGEILPLTEEAKNKILKVAEEMSDDALRVLGVAFKDVDSQISPEEMEKDLVVVGIVGMIDPPRTEVKDSIVEAKNAGITPIMITGDHKNTAVAIAKELGIATDISQSLTGAEIDEISDDKFAKEVNKYRVFARVSPEHKVKIVKAFKEQGNIVSMTGDGVNDAPSLKFADIGVAMGITGTDVSKGASDMILTDDNFTTIIHAIEEGRNIFNNIKKTIIFLLSCNLGEVLCVFIATLFGWSIPLVATQLLWVNLITDTLPAISLGMDPGDKEVMTRKPRNPKESFFSEGAGMRSIVGGVLIGVLTLVAFYLGIIHGGTVPISAVKDSNPATREILTYGRTMAFIVLTFSQLFYSLSMRNSKKTIFEIGFFGNKFLIGSIIIGIVLQIGLTSIPSIAQMFKVTAIDPSHWGMVIGLSLVPFVVNEIIKVISRRKND comes from the coding sequence ATGTGGTTTACTAAATCATCAAAGGATGTTTTAAAAGAGCTGAATGTTTCGGAAAAGACGGGACTTTCAACTGAAGAAGTAAAAAAGCGGCTGGAAAAATATGGACCTAATAAATTGAAAGGAAAGCCGAAAAAAAGTTTGCTGCAGTTATTTTTGGCACAGCTTCAGGATATGCTTATTTATGTGCTAATTGGTGCAGCTGTCATTAATATTATTGCACACGGAAAAGATGGAATAGCAGATGCCTTGATAATTTTAGCGGTTGTTCTTATAAATGCAGTAGTTGGAGTTGTACAGGAATCTAAGGCGGAAAAGGCATTGGAAGCGTTGCAGCAGATGACGACACCTAAGAGCTTGGTTAGAAGAAATGGCGAAGTTATTGAAGTTAATTCGGAAGAACTGGTGCCAGGAGATATTTTAGTAATTGATGCGGGAAGATATATTCCAGCGGATGTCAGACTTATTGAAAGTGCTAATTTGCAGATTGAAGAGTCGGCACTTACTGGAGAATCTGTTCCAAGTGAAAAGGATGCCAATTTTATTACAACTGATGCAAAAATACCAATTGGAGATAAGGAAAATATGGCATTTATGTCAACTATGGCAACTTACGGAAGAGGAGAAGGAGTTGTAGTTGAAACTGGAATGAATACTGAAATTGGAAAAATTGCACAGATTTTGGATGAAGATAACAATACACTTACTCCGCTTCAAGTGAAACTGGAAGAACTTGGAAAAATTTTGGGATATGGAGCTTTAGCAATTTGTGGAATTATTTTTGTCATAGGGTTGATTCAAGGAAGAGAAGCGGTTGATATGTTTATGACTGCAATAAGTTTGGCTGTGGCGGCAATTCCTGAGGGACTTGTTGCGATTGTTGCGATTGTACTTTCACTTGGGGTAAAGACTATGTCAAGAAAAAATGCGATTGTGAGAAAATTACCAGCGGTTGAAACATTGGGAGCGGTAAATATTGTTTGTTCTGATAAAACTGGGACGCTTACTCAAAATAAGATGACTGTTGTAAAAACTTATACTTTGGATAATTTGAGAGATATTTCCAGTCAAGATGGACAAAAGGCAAATGTTGATGAAACTGAGTTAATTCGTTCGTTTGTGCTTTGCTCGGATGCATCTGTTGAAAACGGACAGGATATTGGAGATCCGACAGAAGTTGCTTTAATTGTCTTGGGAAATAAATTTGATTTGGAAAAAAATGCATTGAATGCTAAATATAAAAGAGTTTCTGAAAATCCATTTGATTCGGACAGAAAACTTATGTCGACACTTAATGAAGAAGGTGGGAAATATAGAGTTCACACAAAAGGTGCGATTGACAACATTCTTATAAGAGCAAATAAAATTCTTGTAAATGGAGAAATTTTACCATTGACTGAAGAAGCGAAAAATAAAATATTGAAAGTTGCTGAAGAAATGTCTGATGATGCATTAAGAGTGCTTGGAGTGGCATTTAAAGATGTTGACAGTCAAATTTCGCCTGAAGAGATGGAAAAGGATCTGGTTGTAGTTGGAATTGTTGGAATGATTGATCCGCCTAGAACTGAAGTGAAAGATTCGATTGTGGAAGCTAAAAATGCTGGAATTACTCCGATTATGATAACTGGAGATCATAAGAATACGGCAGTTGCGATTGCAAAAGAGCTTGGAATTGCGACAGATATTAGCCAAAGTTTGACAGGTGCTGAAATTGATGAGATTTCAGATGATAAATTTGCTAAGGAAGTGAATAAATATAGAGTGTTTGCAAGAGTTTCGCCTGAGCATAAAGTTAAGATTGTAAAAGCGTTTAAAGAGCAGGGAAATATTGTGTCAATGACTGGAGATGGAGTAAACGATGCGCCGTCGCTTAAATTTGCCGATATAGGAGTTGCTATGGGAATTACTGGTACAGATGTTTCTAAAGGTGCTAGTGATATGATTTTGACTGATGACAATTTTACTACGATAATTCATGCGATTGAAGAAGGAAGAAATATTTTTAATAACATCAAGAAGACAATTATATTCTTGCTTTCTTGTAACTTAGGAGAAGTTTTGTGTGTATTTATCGCAACATTATTTGGATGGTCAATACCGTTAGTCGCAACTCAGCTTTTATGGGTAAACCTAATAACTGATACATTACCAGCAATTTCGCTTGGAATGGATCCTGGAGATAAGGAAGTTATGACTAGAAAACCTAGAAATCCGAAGGAGAGTTTCTTTTCTGAAGGTGCGGGAATGAGATCAATTGTTGGTGGAGTGCTGATTGGAGTGCTTACACTTGTGGCATTTTACCTAGGAATTATTCATGGCGGGACTGTGCCTATTTCAGCCGTAAAAGACAGTAATCCTGCAACACGTGAAATTTTAACTTATGGAAGAACAATGGCGTTTATCGTTCTTACATTCTCGCAATTGTTTTATTCATTGTCAATGAGAAATAGTAAAAAGACTATTTTTGAAATTGGATTTTTTGGAAATAAATTCTTAATTGGTTCGATTATTATTGGAATAGTTTTGCAAATTGGCTTGACTTCAATTCCAAGTATTGCACAAATGTTTAAAGTGACTGCGATAGATCCGAGTCATTGGGGAATGGTAATTGGATTGTCACTTGTTCCGTTTGTTGTGAATGAAATTATAAAAGTGATTTCAAGAAGAAAAAATGATTAA
- a CDS encoding HU family DNA-binding protein has translation MSKKEFVDAYAKATGETKKRAEELVNAFLETTEESLVKGESIQFVGWGTFEVKERAAREGRNPSTGAPIKIEAKKVVKFKVGKKLADKVAEAK, from the coding sequence ATGTCAAAAAAAGAATTTGTAGATGCTTATGCAAAAGCAACAGGAGAAACTAAAAAAAGAGCTGAAGAATTAGTAAATGCTTTTTTAGAAACAACAGAAGAATCTTTAGTGAAGGGTGAAAGTATCCAATTCGTAGGTTGGGGAACTTTTGAAGTAAAAGAAAGAGCGGCTAGAGAAGGAAGAAACCCATCAACTGGTGCTCCAATTAAAATTGAAGCTAAAAAAGTAGTTAAATTTAAAGTTGGAAAAAAATTAGCTGACAAAGTTGCAGAAGCTAAATAA
- the dinB gene encoding DNA polymerase IV, translating to MEKGKIYLHYDMDAFFASIEQRDNSELCGKPIAIGYGVVTTASYEARKYGIKSAMPTVQAKRLCPNLIVVNLRKGVYFEEGRRIQELIKKVLKKCEFTSVDEGYIDITEFIRNKNVKLSKREEILKIEKFIKRFKKYIFDNSRLTCSVGIGFSKISAKIASDIDKPNGYFIFKDRDHFLDYIYDKELGIIPGIGKKTREVLELFNITKVFQLYEIGKNELVRRFGESKGEYLYNSIRGLHISEINTDRKRQSYGHEITFHQAENDILTLYSELKRQSKRLSDRLIEKNEFAKTVTVKIRYSNFVTHTRSKTLKSATNNGDTIYEAALENLEFFEKKDEVRLIGVQLSTILKSDVVQLSLFDDLR from the coding sequence ATGGAAAAAGGAAAAATTTACTTGCATTATGATATGGATGCCTTTTTTGCTTCAATAGAACAGCGGGATAACAGCGAGCTTTGTGGAAAGCCCATTGCGATAGGATATGGAGTTGTTACGACTGCCAGCTATGAAGCCAGGAAATATGGTATAAAATCGGCTATGCCTACGGTTCAGGCTAAACGTCTATGTCCGAATCTTATTGTTGTAAATCTTAGAAAGGGTGTTTATTTTGAAGAAGGAAGAAGAATACAGGAGTTAATAAAAAAAGTTCTGAAGAAATGTGAATTTACTTCTGTTGATGAGGGGTACATTGATATTACAGAGTTTATAAGAAATAAAAATGTAAAGCTTAGTAAAAGAGAAGAAATTTTAAAAATTGAGAAATTTATAAAAAGATTTAAAAAGTATATTTTTGATAATTCCCGTTTAACTTGTTCAGTTGGGATTGGCTTTAGCAAGATTAGCGCAAAAATTGCAAGTGATATTGATAAGCCGAATGGATATTTTATTTTTAAAGATCGTGATCATTTTTTGGATTATATTTATGATAAGGAACTGGGCATAATTCCAGGAATTGGGAAAAAGACTAGGGAAGTGCTGGAATTGTTTAATATAACAAAGGTTTTTCAGCTGTATGAAATTGGAAAAAATGAACTTGTTAGAAGATTTGGGGAAAGTAAGGGGGAATATTTGTATAATTCAATTCGGGGATTGCATATTTCTGAGATAAATACGGATAGAAAGAGACAGTCTTATGGACATGAGATTACTTTTCATCAGGCGGAAAATGATATTTTGACATTGTATTCTGAATTGAAAAGGCAGTCTAAAAGATTGAGTGACAGGCTTATTGAGAAAAATGAGTTTGCAAAGACAGTTACGGTAAAAATAAGATATTCTAATTTTGTGACTCATACCCGATCTAAAACTTTAAAAAGTGCAACAAATAATGGGGATACAATTTATGAAGCTGCTCTTGAAAATCTGGAATTTTTTGAAAAAAAGGATGAGGTGCGGCTTATCGGAGTTCAGTTAAGTACAATTTTAAAAAGCGATGTAGTTCAGCTTTCTCTTTTTGATGATTTGAGATAA
- the cdd gene encoding cytidine deaminase, whose protein sequence is MDEKEILSYIDEVNFLLKRAYVPYSKFPVAALLIDNNGKKHKGVNVENASFGLTLCAERNAITTAVTQGMKKIRLLIVTGNTLEPISPCGACRQVIREFSDKDTVIILANRDGKYKIASIEELLPYSFGAEDL, encoded by the coding sequence ATGGATGAAAAAGAAATACTAAGTTATATTGATGAAGTGAATTTTCTATTGAAAAGAGCTTATGTTCCATATTCAAAATTCCCTGTCGCTGCATTATTAATCGACAATAATGGAAAAAAGCATAAGGGAGTTAATGTGGAAAATGCTTCTTTTGGACTTACTCTTTGTGCTGAAAGAAATGCAATTACAACGGCAGTTACACAAGGCATGAAGAAAATAAGGCTGCTTATTGTAACTGGTAATACATTAGAGCCGATTAGTCCATGTGGGGCATGCAGGCAAGTAATAAGAGAGTTTTCTGATAAAGATACGGTTATAATTTTGGCAAATAGAGATGGAAAATATAAAATTGCTTCAATCGAAGAACTTCTGCCTTATTCTTTTGGAGCTGAGGATTTGTAA
- a CDS encoding SH3 domain-containing protein, with protein sequence MKKFKNGFLILALSVIFSTISMGTAFITSSKDNAINIRQSATKDSKVVDTIKNGEILESDEKSGDWHKVTYYDGGIDRTFTGYIHDSQLKKIIGKLVITSSEGYSNIREKPTTKSTIKSRLKTGKTVYAISKTADDWYYIRYNGNEYGYIYSNQVNKK encoded by the coding sequence ATGAAAAAGTTTAAAAATGGATTTTTGATTTTAGCTTTGTCTGTAATTTTTAGTACCATTTCAATGGGAACTGCTTTCATAACTTCATCAAAGGATAATGCAATTAATATAAGACAATCTGCCACTAAAGATTCTAAGGTAGTAGATACCATTAAAAATGGAGAAATATTGGAAAGTGATGAAAAATCTGGAGATTGGCATAAGGTGACCTACTATGATGGAGGCATAGACAGAACGTTTACAGGATATATTCATGACAGCCAATTAAAGAAAATCATAGGAAAACTTGTTATAACTTCAAGTGAAGGTTATAGCAACATAAGAGAAAAACCGACAACAAAATCTACAATAAAATCTAGATTAAAAACTGGGAAAACAGTTTATGCAATAAGCAAAACAGCAGATGACTGGTATTACATAAGATATAATGGAAATGAATATGGCTATATTTATAGCAATCAAGTGAATAAAAAATAA
- a CDS encoding ABC-F family ATP-binding cassette domain-containing protein, producing the protein MISTSNLSVQFGGRKLFDEVNIKFTEGNCYGIIGPNGAGKSTFLKVLTGELDSTSGEVIVEKNKRLSFLKQDHFAYEDEEVLNVVMMGHAKLYDIMLQKNALYAKTEFTEEDGNLAAELEGEFAELDGWEAETNAEKFLVGLGIPAEMHHKLMKELTEPEKVKVLLAQAIFGNPDILLLDEPTNGLDLHAVKWLEDFLVDLENTTVLVVSHDRHFLNKVCTHIADIDYGKIKMFVGNYDFWYESNQLMQELIRNQNKKMEQKKKELQDFIARFSANASKSKQATSRKKQLEKLQFEDMQVSNRKYPYIEFKPEREAGNNMLRVENLTKTVDGEKILDNISFTVNTGDKVVILSKNDIAKTTLFRILAGELEPDSGKVEWGVTTSQSYFPKDNSEYFENVDLSLIDWLRQFSEDQHEEYVRGFLGRMLFSGEEARKKAKVLSGGEKVRCMLSKMMLSNANVLLLDNPTDHLDLESITSLNKALERFDGTILFTTHDHEFIQTIANKIIEITPKGILEKEMEYDDYLNDENVEARLKELYS; encoded by the coding sequence TTGATTTCAACAAGTAATTTATCTGTCCAGTTTGGTGGACGAAAACTTTTTGATGAAGTAAATATAAAATTTACAGAAGGGAACTGTTACGGTATTATTGGACCGAACGGGGCTGGAAAATCGACATTTTTAAAGGTTTTAACTGGAGAGCTTGATTCTACTTCTGGAGAAGTTATTGTAGAAAAAAATAAAAGACTGTCATTTTTAAAACAGGATCACTTTGCATATGAAGATGAGGAAGTGCTAAATGTAGTAATGATGGGACACGCAAAATTATATGATATTATGCTTCAAAAAAATGCACTATATGCAAAAACTGAATTTACAGAAGAAGATGGAAATTTAGCAGCCGAACTTGAAGGAGAATTTGCAGAATTAGACGGATGGGAAGCTGAAACAAATGCTGAGAAATTTCTAGTTGGGCTTGGAATCCCCGCTGAAATGCATCACAAATTAATGAAGGAATTAACAGAGCCTGAAAAGGTAAAAGTGCTGCTTGCACAGGCTATTTTCGGAAATCCTGATATTCTATTACTAGATGAGCCTACAAATGGACTTGACTTGCATGCTGTAAAATGGCTTGAAGATTTTCTGGTGGATTTGGAAAACACAACTGTACTTGTTGTTTCCCACGATAGACACTTTTTAAATAAAGTTTGTACTCACATTGCCGATATTGATTACGGGAAAATTAAAATGTTCGTTGGGAACTATGATTTCTGGTACGAATCAAATCAACTAATGCAGGAATTAATTAGAAACCAAAATAAAAAAATGGAGCAGAAAAAAAAGGAACTGCAAGACTTTATTGCCCGTTTCTCTGCCAACGCTTCAAAATCAAAGCAGGCTACTAGCCGTAAAAAGCAATTGGAAAAATTACAATTTGAAGATATGCAAGTTTCCAACAGAAAATATCCATATATTGAATTTAAGCCTGAAAGAGAAGCTGGAAATAATATGCTAAGAGTTGAAAATCTGACAAAAACTGTCGATGGGGAAAAAATTCTTGATAATATTTCATTTACGGTAAATACTGGAGATAAAGTTGTCATTTTGTCAAAAAATGATATAGCTAAAACTACTCTTTTCCGAATTTTAGCTGGAGAATTAGAACCTGATTCTGGAAAAGTTGAATGGGGAGTTACAACTTCACAAAGCTATTTCCCAAAAGATAATTCAGAATATTTTGAAAACGTTGATTTATCACTAATTGACTGGTTAAGACAATTTTCAGAAGATCAGCATGAGGAATATGTGCGTGGTTTCCTAGGAAGAATGTTATTTTCAGGAGAAGAGGCCAGAAAAAAAGCCAAAGTTCTTTCTGGAGGAGAAAAAGTACGTTGCATGCTTTCAAAAATGATGTTATCTAATGCAAATGTCCTGCTGCTAGACAACCCAACAGATCACTTGGATCTTGAATCAATTACATCGTTAAATAAGGCACTGGAAAGATTTGACGGAACAATTTTATTTACAACACATGACCACGAATTTATTCAGACAATCGCAAATAAAATAATCGAAATTACTCCAAAAGGAATTTTGGAAAAGGAAATGGAATACGATGATTATTTAAACGATGAAAATGTCGAAGCAAGACTTAAAGAATTATATAGTTAA
- a CDS encoding histidinol-phosphatase: protein MNKTNFHTHNYRCEHAAGNVEDYVKVAIKEGYTELGISDHAPMPEYYENNRMKEEDFDGYLKEIEEAQEKYGNKIKIYKSLEIEYFPEFIEKYDKYRKKLDYLVLGLHAFRKPGDSTNYNAWKIKTGEDVLNYAKYMAEAIESGKFDYIAHPDLYVINYRNWDESCEKAAHIISEAAEKMDVPLEVNANGIRKSFERHPDWDRYMYPYKEFWEIVKQYNVRTIIGSDAHDFNRMEDREMEIAREFAKKIGLNVIESIF, encoded by the coding sequence ATGAATAAGACAAATTTTCATACTCACAATTATCGATGTGAACATGCTGCTGGAAATGTAGAAGATTACGTAAAAGTAGCAATCAAGGAAGGCTATACTGAACTTGGAATCTCAGATCATGCTCCAATGCCTGAATATTATGAAAATAACCGAATGAAGGAAGAGGATTTTGATGGATATTTAAAGGAAATTGAAGAGGCACAGGAAAAATATGGAAATAAAATTAAAATTTACAAATCACTAGAAATCGAATATTTTCCAGAATTTATTGAAAAATATGATAAATATCGAAAAAAGTTAGATTATCTCGTTTTAGGCTTACACGCATTTAGAAAACCTGGTGATAGCACAAATTATAATGCATGGAAAATAAAAACAGGCGAAGATGTGTTAAATTATGCAAAATATATGGCTGAAGCGATAGAAAGCGGGAAATTCGACTACATCGCACATCCAGATTTATATGTAATAAATTATCGGAACTGGGATGAAAGCTGTGAAAAAGCAGCGCATATTATTTCTGAAGCAGCAGAAAAAATGGATGTACCGCTTGAAGTAAATGCAAATGGAATAAGAAAATCTTTTGAAAGACATCCAGATTGGGATAGATATATGTATCCATATAAGGAATTTTGGGAAATCGTGAAACAGTATAATGTTAGGACAATAATTGGTTCAGATGCACATGATTTTAACAGGATGGAAGATAGGGAGATGGAAATTGCAAGGGAGTTTGCAAAGAAAATTGGGCTGAATGTGATTGAGAGTATTTTTTGA
- a CDS encoding NUDIX hydrolase — protein sequence MDNSFKFLKGAKMIHPTTGITLEYLDKSNAVCFVLFNETKEKAILVKQFRPGPKDYTLEVCAGLIDGDEDPRTAAFRELREETGYLEKDIADVEELPQGLYVSPGYTTENLYFFSGRLKSDDIEPLEQSLDNGEDVKVVWVDVKDILRLSNDMKTILAVTYFSRKK from the coding sequence ATGGATAATAGTTTTAAATTTTTAAAAGGGGCAAAAATGATACATCCGACAACTGGGATAACTTTGGAATATCTGGATAAGTCTAATGCAGTTTGTTTTGTATTGTTTAATGAAACTAAAGAAAAGGCGATTTTGGTAAAACAGTTTCGTCCAGGTCCGAAAGATTATACTTTAGAGGTTTGCGCTGGGCTGATTGATGGGGATGAAGATCCTAGGACAGCGGCTTTTAGGGAATTGCGAGAAGAAACTGGATATTTGGAAAAGGATATTGCGGATGTGGAAGAATTGCCGCAGGGGCTATATGTGTCACCTGGGTATACTACGGAAAATCTGTATTTTTTTAGCGGCAGATTGAAATCAGATGATATTGAGCCGCTTGAGCAGTCGCTGGATAATGGAGAAGATGTGAAGGTTGTCTGGGTTGATGTGAAGGATATTTTAAGACTTTCAAATGATATGAAAACGATACTTGCAGTAACTTATTTTTCAAGAAAAAAGTAG